From the Nitrobacter hamburgensis X14 genome, one window contains:
- the rpsO gene encoding 30S ribosomal protein S15 encodes MSITAERKAEVIKTNARKSGDTGSPEVQVAILSERIVNLTNHFKSHGKDNHSRRGLLKLVSTRRSLLDYVKKKDEARYRALLEKHNIRR; translated from the coding sequence ATGTCGATTACCGCCGAACGCAAAGCGGAAGTCATTAAAACCAATGCCCGCAAGTCGGGTGATACCGGTTCGCCGGAGGTTCAGGTCGCGATCCTGTCGGAACGCATCGTCAACCTCACGAACCATTTCAAGAGCCATGGCAAGGACAACCATTCGCGCCGTGGTCTTTTGAAGCTCGTCTCCACGCGTCGTTCCCTTCTCGATTACGTCAAGAAGAAGGACGAGGCGCGTTACCGGGCTCTGCTCGAAAAGCACAACATCCGCCGCTGA
- the pnp gene encoding polyribonucleotide nucleotidyltransferase encodes MFNKHSVEIDWGGRPLKLETGKIARQADGAVVATYGETVVLATVVAAKTPREGVDFLPLTVDYQEKTYAAGRIPGGYFKREGRPSEKETLVSRLIDRPVRPLFADGWRNETQVIVTVLSHDMENDPDVLAMVAASAALTLSGAPFRGPIGAARVGFMNDEYVLNPTLDEMVDTQLELVVAGTADAVLMVESEAKELSEDIMLGAVMFGHRHFQPVINAIIELAEKAAKEPREVSQADDSALEKEMLGLIEGELRPAYAIADKQQRQNAVAAAKAKVIAHYFPEGQEPKYDKLRIAAVFKHLEAKIVRWNILDTGKRIDGRDAKTVRNILAEVGVLPRAHGSALFTRGETQAMVVTTLGTGEDEQYIDALSGTYKETFLLHYNFPPYSVGETGRLGSTKRREIGHGKLAWRAIHPVLPPHHEFPYTIRVVSEITESNGSSSMASVCGASLSLMDAGVPLKRPTAGIAMGLILEGSRYAVLSDILGDEDHLGDMDFKVAGTEVGISSLQMDIKIAGITEEIMKVALAQAREGRIHILGEMAKALTNARAELGEYAPRIETFKIPTDKIREVIGTGGKVIREIVEKTGAKINIEDDGTVKVASNDGEAMKAAIKWIKSIASDPEVGQIYEGTVVKVMEFGAFVNFFGAKDGLVHISQLAANRVQKSSDIVKEGDKVKVKLLGFDDRGKTRLSMKAVDQQTGEDLEAAGHKAEKADAPREAAGE; translated from the coding sequence ATGTTCAACAAGCATTCAGTCGAGATCGACTGGGGCGGGCGTCCGCTCAAACTCGAAACCGGCAAGATCGCCCGCCAGGCCGACGGCGCCGTGGTGGCTACCTACGGCGAGACCGTCGTGCTCGCCACCGTCGTCGCCGCCAAGACGCCGCGCGAAGGCGTCGATTTCCTGCCGCTCACCGTCGATTATCAGGAGAAGACCTACGCAGCGGGCCGCATTCCCGGCGGCTATTTCAAGCGCGAAGGCCGCCCGAGCGAGAAGGAGACGCTGGTCTCCCGCCTGATCGACCGCCCGGTCCGTCCGCTGTTCGCCGACGGCTGGCGCAATGAGACCCAGGTGATCGTCACCGTGCTCTCGCACGACATGGAGAACGATCCCGATGTGCTGGCGATGGTGGCCGCCTCCGCGGCGCTGACGCTGTCCGGCGCACCGTTCAGGGGCCCGATCGGCGCCGCCCGCGTCGGCTTCATGAACGACGAATACGTGCTCAACCCGACGCTCGACGAAATGGTCGACACCCAGCTCGAGCTGGTGGTCGCCGGCACCGCGGACGCCGTTCTGATGGTCGAATCGGAAGCCAAGGAGCTGAGCGAGGACATCATGCTCGGCGCCGTGATGTTCGGCCACCGTCACTTCCAGCCGGTCATCAACGCGATCATCGAGCTCGCCGAGAAGGCCGCGAAGGAGCCGCGCGAAGTCAGCCAGGCCGACGACAGCGCGCTCGAAAAGGAGATGCTCGGCCTGATCGAAGGCGAGCTGCGCCCGGCCTACGCCATCGCCGACAAGCAGCAGCGCCAGAATGCCGTTGCCGCGGCCAAGGCCAAGGTCATCGCGCATTACTTCCCGGAAGGCCAGGAGCCGAAATACGACAAGCTCCGCATCGCCGCCGTATTCAAGCACCTCGAGGCCAAGATCGTCCGCTGGAACATTCTCGATACCGGCAAGCGCATCGACGGCCGCGACGCCAAGACCGTGCGCAACATCCTCGCCGAAGTCGGCGTGCTGCCGCGCGCCCACGGCTCGGCGCTGTTCACCCGCGGCGAGACCCAGGCGATGGTCGTGACCACGCTCGGCACCGGCGAGGACGAGCAATACATCGATGCGTTGTCGGGAACGTACAAGGAGACGTTCCTGCTGCACTATAACTTCCCGCCCTACTCGGTCGGCGAGACCGGCCGCCTCGGCAGCACCAAGCGCCGCGAGATCGGCCACGGCAAGCTGGCGTGGCGCGCGATCCATCCGGTACTGCCGCCGCACCACGAGTTTCCCTACACCATCCGCGTGGTTTCGGAGATCACCGAATCCAACGGCTCGTCGTCGATGGCCTCGGTCTGCGGCGCCTCGCTGTCGCTGATGGATGCGGGCGTTCCCTTGAAGCGGCCGACGGCGGGCATCGCCATGGGCCTCATTCTCGAAGGCAGCCGCTATGCGGTGCTGTCCGACATTCTCGGCGACGAGGACCATCTCGGCGACATGGACTTCAAGGTGGCGGGCACCGAGGTCGGCATCAGCTCGCTGCAGATGGACATCAAGATCGCGGGGATCACCGAGGAGATCATGAAGGTCGCGCTCGCCCAGGCCAGGGAGGGGCGCATCCACATCCTCGGCGAAATGGCCAAAGCCCTGACCAACGCCCGCGCCGAGCTTGGCGAATACGCGCCGCGTATCGAAACCTTCAAGATCCCGACCGACAAGATCCGCGAAGTGATCGGCACCGGCGGCAAGGTGATCCGCGAGATCGTCGAGAAGACCGGCGCCAAGATCAACATCGAGGACGACGGTACCGTGAAGGTGGCGTCGAACGACGGCGAGGCGATGAAGGCCGCGATCAAGTGGATCAAGTCGATCGCCTCCGATCCGGAGGTCGGCCAGATCTATGAGGGCACCGTGGTCAAGGTGATGGAGTTCGGCGCTTTCGTGAACTTCTTCGGCGCCAAGGACGGCCTCGTCCACATCAGCCAGCTCGCCGCCAACCGCGTGCAGAAGAGCTCCGACATCGTCAAGGAAGGCGACAAGGTCAAGGTCAAGCTGCTCGGCTTCGACGATCGCGGCAAGACGCGGCTGTCGATGAAGGCGGTCGATCAGCAGACCGGCGAGGACCTCGAGGCAGCCGGGCACAAGGCAGAAAAAGCCGACGCGCCGCGCGAGGCTGCGGGCGAGTAA
- a CDS encoding LysR substrate-binding domain-containing protein: MVTLKQLRYLAALARHGHFGRAAEACAISQPALSMQIRELEQFLGVTLVERRPGEVMLTEIGREISRRAEDVLASARDLADFARHRSRPLTGRLTLGIIPSLAPYLLPRMLPALQSQFPDLQLELRETQTRLLVEEVKGGALDAAMLALPLGEPDIDTMELFDDLFLLAVPASDPRPCERRVAARDIDQSRLILLEDGHCLRDQALAFCATIPRTPAPGSTGMTFGASSLATVMQMVAGGYGVTLIPQIAADVEARDDRIKVLRLEEPQPGRSIGLAFRRTSPRKADFAALGEVVKGCTKT; encoded by the coding sequence ACGCTCAAACAGCTCCGCTACCTCGCCGCGCTCGCCCGCCACGGCCATTTCGGACGCGCCGCGGAGGCCTGCGCCATCTCCCAGCCGGCGCTGTCGATGCAGATTCGGGAGCTGGAGCAATTCCTCGGCGTCACCCTGGTGGAGCGGAGGCCGGGCGAGGTGATGCTGACCGAAATCGGCCGGGAGATTTCCCGCCGCGCCGAAGATGTGCTGGCGTCGGCGCGCGATCTCGCCGATTTCGCCCGCCATCGGTCCAGACCGCTGACGGGACGGCTGACCCTCGGCATTATCCCTTCGCTCGCGCCGTACCTGCTGCCGCGCATGCTGCCGGCGCTGCAATCGCAGTTCCCAGATTTACAACTGGAATTGCGCGAGACGCAGACCCGGCTGCTGGTCGAGGAGGTCAAGGGCGGCGCGCTCGATGCCGCGATGCTGGCGCTGCCGCTCGGCGAGCCCGACATCGACACCATGGAGCTGTTCGACGATCTGTTCCTGCTGGCGGTCCCGGCGAGCGATCCGCGGCCCTGCGAACGCCGGGTGGCGGCGCGCGACATCGATCAGTCGCGCCTGATCCTGCTCGAGGACGGCCACTGCTTGCGCGACCAGGCTTTGGCCTTCTGCGCCACGATCCCGCGGACACCGGCGCCGGGCAGCACCGGCATGACGTTCGGCGCATCCAGCCTCGCCACCGTGATGCAGATGGTGGCCGGCGGCTACGGCGTGACGCTGATCCCGCAGATCGCCGCCGATGTCGAGGCGCGCGACGATCGCATCAAGGTCTTGCGGCTGGAAGAACCGCAGCCCGGACGCAGCATCGGGCTGGCGTTTCGCAGAACCTCGCCGCGCAAGGCCGATTTCGCGGCGCTCGGCGAGGTGGTGAAGGGATGTACGAAAACATAG